The Eubacterium sp. 1001713B170207_170306_E7 genome contains the following window.
TTCATAAACCGGCGCTGATAGCTGATGACCTGATTGCAGGAGGTGAAGCGCGCCAGATAGGCTGGCTCTGCTGTGATCACCACGCGGTTTACCAGATCGCTGAATTCGTCTTCGACTAAAAGCTTGTCGATATCCGGGTAATTGAGCGGTCCTTCCATGCTGCAGATAATCAGTCTTGAATCGGCTAGGTTGGTGTTTTTAAACCATCTCAGGTTGTGTCTCACGCTGTCCAGCCCGTCGGCGCCTTCATGGTCTTCAAAGTGACGGTACTTCAGCAGATCCTCTGCGGTCTGCTTCACGCTCAGCAAATCCATTTCCTGTCCCTTGCACAGGTAGTCCTTTTCGGCAAACATCTTTTTTATGTCTTCCAGATATTTGGGCTCTCGGGTGGCTTCGTAGGCGGCCAGTCCTTTTTTCATGGTTTCGGACTGCATGAAGCGGTGACGGACAAAGCTGTTGATAAAATAGGGCTTTGCCTGCAGTGCAAGCGCGGTCTGGTAGGGCTCGAACATTAAGGTGAAATTGACCCGGTAGCCGTTTTCCTGGAGCATCAGGGCGATGTTGTGGCCTCTCAGGGCTTCGGCGGTGCCTGGTGCGTCGCAGGGGATTGAAAATTTCTTGTCGCCTTCCAGCAGCTGGCCCACGGTTTCTTTGCTGACGGGCCCGGTGTGGGGCACTTTAATCACTACCCGGTATTCGGACAGCATCTCTTTGAATCTGGCGGCTTCTTCCAGTATCTCTGTGTCGGACTTGCCAAAGGGGTCGTTCAGCTCGACGCTGATGTCTGCGCCGGGTCCCAGTATCCTGCCGATTTCGGCCATTACCTCGTCTCTTGTCTTAAACTGGTTGCCGACATTTGCTTTTGGATTGTTGATGAACAGGTCGTAGATGATTCCGGGGTTGCAGGTCAGGTTGGCGAGGATGTTTTTGATGGGCGCTACTTCGTAAGGATTGGCGCTGTCGGCTGAAAACAGGACATTGGTCGGCCGTTTCATGCCGTTTTTGTCATAGCTGATGTCTCTTACCAGATCGGCTCTCAGGGCGCCGTCCTCTTCCAGCTTATATTCCACCCGGAAGCCTGCCGGGGTCTC
Protein-coding sequences here:
- a CDS encoding transaldolase family protein → MEIKCSLNTFRNTDITFIDSERAYIDRVAGQPIAFETFQALKPCVKAIGVTDAFKKVIDTFCVPAGETPAGFRVEYKLEEDGALRADLVRDISYDKNGMKRPTNVLFSADSANPYEVAPIKNILANLTCNPGIIYDLFINNPKANVGNQFKTRDEVMAEIGRILGPGADISVELNDPFGKSDTEILEEAARFKEMLSEYRVVIKVPHTGPVSKETVGQLLEGDKKFSIPCDAPGTAEALRGHNIALMLQENGYRVNFTLMFEPYQTALALQAKPYFINSFVRHRFMQSETMKKGLAAYEATREPKYLEDIKKMFAEKDYLCKGQEMDLLSVKQTAEDLLKYRHFEDHEGADGLDSVRHNLRWFKNTNLADSRLIICSMEGPLNYPDIDKLLVEDEFSDLVNRVVITAEPAYLARFTSCNQVISYQRRFM